The genomic region AGTACAATGTTCGGCTTGGAGACCCTGAAACCCAGGCCATCCTGCCGAGACTGCCAGATGGCGCTTTCCTGGATTTATGCATGAAAACGGCAACAGGGAACCTCGATGGGTTGTCTATAGCTGAGTCCGATCAGGCAACGTGTGCCATCGTTCTAGCTGCTGCCGGTTACCCCGAGAGTCCTCGCAAGGGAGACTCCATCAAAGTCTCAGATAAGATTGACTCCGGATCATGTTGGCTTATTCATGCCGGCACCAAGACCCAGGGCGCAGACCTACAAACGAGTGGCGGCCGCGTTGCAGCTATCGTCTGTAGAAATAACACGCCGGAGCTTGCTCGCACCGGTGCATATGAAGCATTAGACTACGTCAGCTTTGACGGCGCGCAATATCGAGAAGATATTGGTACTCACAAAGAAATTTAAAGGATTACGTTATGTCAGAAACCAATTCAATTCTTGTTACTGTCTTGATGGGCTCAGCCAACGACCACGACACACTGGTTAGTTGCCGCAAAGCACTCGATAGCTTTGGCATTGCACATGAAGCTAAGGTTCTTTCAGCCCACCGTACGCCTGACGAATTGGTCGAGTACCTGGGAACTATCGAAGAGCGTGGCTGTAAAATCATAATCGCAGCAGCCGGAATGGCTGCCCACCTCGGTGGTGTCGTAGCTGCCCATAGTCGATTGCCTGTCTTGGGTGTGCCAATCGCTGCCGGTTCGCTTGGCGGAATGGATGCACTTCTTGCAATTTCTCAAATGCCTGGTGGCGTCCCGGTTGCAACGATGGGCATCGG from Deltaproteobacteria bacterium harbors:
- a CDS encoding phosphoribosylamine--glycine ligase (catalyzes the formation of N(1)-(5-phospho-D-ribosyl)glycinamide from 5-phospho-D-ribosylamine and glycine in purine biosynthesis), which translates into the protein ERGEAGSLIVLEDRLFGVEASLFYACNGLEAVALPHARDHKRLLDGDEGPNTGGMGAISPNPEITPELQEQVFQECVLPTLHALKDAGMPFRGFLFGGFMLTQKGPKLLEYNVRLGDPETQAILPRLPDGAFLDLCMKTATGNLDGLSIAESDQATCAIVLAAAGYPESPRKGDSIKVSDKIDSGSCWLIHAGTKTQGADLQTSGGRVAAIVCRNNTPELARTGAYEALDYVSFDGAQYREDIGTHKEI
- the purE gene encoding 5-(carboxyamino)imidazole ribonucleotide mutase — translated: MSETNSILVTVLMGSANDHDTLVSCRKALDSFGIAHEAKVLSAHRTPDELVEYLGTIEERGCKIIIAAAGMAAHLGGVVAAHSRLPVLGVPIAAGSLGGMDALLAISQMPGGVPVATMGIGKAGGKNAAYQCARMLAPFDADIKARMEKVLAADKEKVMKASLPTEY